The Pyrus communis chromosome 14, drPyrComm1.1, whole genome shotgun sequence sequence AATGTTTAGGTACGGGATGTTCGAAGGCCAATCCCTCTGGTATAATCATAAATTTCTACTTCAGAGCAGTAtaggatttttctttttgtttgtgaaTGTTCTAGTGTAGGCAATGCCTAGAATGAAGATGATTGATGTTAACCGTGTGTGCATGTAGAAATCGGTTGACAATATAATTTCCTAATTTGATGGCTTGTGGTTGCAGCTTTCGTCTCATGTTTTTGGGGACCTCCTCGATTCAATTATTGTTGATGTTGCATCTGAGTGTCATCGAATAGCAAAGTTGGGTCTTGATCGTAattttgaagaagaggaagaagaactaAGGCTTTCAGCCCAAGCACGGGTGAGGGTAGCTGATCCTAGTAATAGTGGTGAAGCAAATGGCAAATACGTGGTTGACATATTTGGGCAGAATCACCCTTCTGTAGCCAGTGAAGTGTTTGAGTGCATGAATTGTGGTCGGTCTATCGTGGCTGGGAGGTTTGCTCCTCATCTGGAGAAGTGTATGGGAAAGGTAATTATCTGTCATCTTTTCATGTAGTAGACATTCCCCCAGTTTTTATTTGTGAAGTCCTTAAACGAGAGACTAATAGATATTGTGATATGTTGCTCCACCACAGGGTAGAAAGGCTCGCCTCAAGGTGACAAGAAGTAGCACGGCTGCACAGACTCGGAATTCACGGGGAAACCCTGCATCTACATACTCCGCATATTCAAATTCCAACAGCACAAACCGGTTATCAAATGGAGCATCCGCTGTTGCTGGTGAGGAGTACTCGAATGGCGCATTGGAAGAGCCATGAAACAGTTTAAGCACTGGTGAGCTCCCCAAGTTACTTGGATGCAATGGATCTTGCATACTTGCTTAGGTCGTGATGTTAGTGGAAAGTGAAGCCAAATTTTGAATAGCAGTCTGTTGGTTAGTCCACTGTTACATAATATAACTGCAGAAATTATGTGATGACATCCATTTTTCAGTACGAAGAAGAGTGCCTTGTATATAACATTCTTGATCATATCTTGAATGATAATTCTGAATCTGATAAAAGTTGATTTTGTTTCCAAATTCTAATTGTTTGCTGAACTTATGTTACACATACGAAAACCCAATCCAAGCTTTGTTAACTAAGCCTTGTTAATTATGATGGCTAAAGTCTGTTGTAGTCTTCGTAATGTGAttcaaaacatcaaaatttgaaatttcatgtATGAATTCAAAAGTCAGTTGACAGTAAGTGTTTCATACTTCCGTTCCTTGCTGGCTTCTTGTTGCATCTTTCGGCTTCcattgttgttgatgttgcatcTGAGTGTCAACCAATGTCATATAGGTTGAAAATCAGAGTACATGACAAACAAACTAACAAACAGATGAACAAAAAAACATCAAATGAATTTAAGTTTATTAACCGAAAATAAAGAATGACGGCTACAAATCACAGTGGACTACATTTTAATTGACTTATTATTCTATAGAGCTACAAAGTatcgtgtatatatatagaaaactaaCCTAATCCAAATAGGCAGGGAAACGAAACTTCGTTATTAGCGGGCAAGCCCCAAAAAACCAATCATTAAAATAAACCTAAATAATAATACCTTCCAACAACATACACCTATACATAAATCCTATCGAGATATAATTTTCAGAATATTGCTCACATTTTGTAAAACTTTGCTCatcatcatccattcatttcgtTGATCTCAGAGAAGATTGTCACAGATATATATTGTTCGGTTTCATTGGTAGCACAACTTTGCTCGGTACTACTGGTTTTGTTGCCGCTGTCATTGATAAGGGCAACCCCATTTTCACCCTTACTTCCAATGCTCTTTTGATGAAGCTGCAGTGCAAACTCAAGGCCCCTCACAACATCATTCATCGACGGTCGTTCGACTCCCTTATCATGTAAGCAACTTATAGCAATCTCAACGAACTTGTTCAAGCACTCGACTTCAATCTGACCCTTTACATTTGGGTCAATGATCTGGTCAAGTGTCCCATCTCCATGACAACTCTTGGCCCACTCAGCGAGGCTGATTTGCCTAGTTTCCACCGTATGCAGCAAAGCTGGCCTTGCACACAATACCTCCCACAAAACCACTCCAAATGAGTACACATCAGACTTCTCAGTCAACTGTTGATGTTGGAAGTAATCCGGATCTAGATACCCGAAACTACCTTTCACCACGGTGCTGATGTGTGTTTTGGACGTGTTGGTCGTGCCCATTTTTGACAACCCGAAATCTGAAACCTTGGCCACCATTTTCTCATCCAATAAAATATTTGTGCTCTTAACATCACGGTGAATAATGGAGCCCTTGGCACCACTGTGAAGGTAGTGCAACCCTCGTGTTGCGCCAATACAAATTCGGAGTCGTTGTTCCCAAGGAAGAGGTTTAAGGTTACCAGTGCGATACAGATGGTCACCGAGAGTGCCGCGTGCCATGTAATCATAAACCAAGATCATTTCGCCATTATCGGAGCAGTAACCAATGAGTGAAACCAAATGGCGGTGGCGGAGTTGGGAAAGCAGCTTGATTTCTGTCTTGAACTCATGGGCCCCCTGTGATGACTCCGGTCTCAGCCGTTTGATAGCAACAGGAGTGAGATCACTGTCAATCCACCCTTTGTACACATTGCCAAACCCGCCAACACCAATAACGAAATTATCGTTAAAGTTTTGGGTGGCAACTTTAATCTCAGCCAGTGGAAAGTTACGACACAGATACAGCGGTAAAGGTGATCCCAGGGTCTTTGTTGACTTTGTCTTCCCATGGTTGGAGTCAAAGGACTTGATTTTTCGTCGTGGTTGGAAAATCTCTAGGAGGAAAGCGAAAAAAAGTATGCTAAAAACTACACCAACGACGAGAGACACAGTTCTTTGCCGTGGCAATTCTGGGGAAGCACTGGATATGGTGACGGTTAGCTTCATGCCTACCTGGCAATGATTGCTAAAACTGCAGATGTAGTAGTGGTCGCCTGTGGAGGTGAGTGTGATGTTTGTTGGGCCAGTTGTGCTGGATGGGCCAATTCGTTCTTCTTCGTTGCATGAGTGGAATGATGCCTTCGTTACTTGGACAACGTTGTTTACACCGGTGATGAAGTTGAAAATTGGCATGGAGAGTTATTGAAATTTTGTGAGCACAAAATTATAGGGTTATTTAGCTATAAACCTAACACCCTATCACTAGGATATTAGACCACATGCATCTACGAGAAATATAATGAGTAAATAGAGCACAAATACTTCTATATAATAATTGGTATCACAGCACAAAAGAGTTAATgacaaaaaatcacaatatcATATATATGTCATGTTCAAGAATTCTAAATTATAATACAAGTGAGCGACATATTTGTAACAGGAGAGGAAAATCTTACTGAGTGTATCACCAACCGTGAAGTTGTTTGTAGCAGCCCAATTTTAATATTCTTGTGCCCCAGATACTGGAATAGTCCAACCCATGTTATCTCCCACCACATGCACTTTCTGTGTTGCCACTCTTTGCACAAACATTGCCACAAATACACCAAAAATAACAAACATATTGCTCTCCATTTCTCTCTGTCGATGTTCAGTCTGTTTTATGATGCATGACTTTATCTCCTAATTTACCAAAGCGTATTGTTTATACGTCAATATATGGCAAGGATGCATGAATTGGAACGAGGCTTTCATCAAAAGTCAAGAGTGGAAAAGAGTGATGAAAGACTTGATAGGAGTCTTGAACACGGTAGCCTTGACCTGCATCTAGGACCGTTTGCTTATATGTTGGGCGATTGGTTATCTTAAACTTtgttgaagaaatttttcaatgtgctcaGAATAGCGGGTGGTAcatcatatgtcattatacaagtagATGAACATGTATAAAATCACACGTGATATACTATCTCGTATTCCGGGCACACTGAATAATTTCTCAACTTTGTGTGCTTGCAATTTACATTCCCATGCCAATGGACGGGAGCCAGAGTGGAAAGTTTTGAACCTTCTAAAGTTAATTTTGAATCTCATTTTTAATAACGTTCTTTAACGCAAAAATCCGACACACTTGATgatatatttttaatgtagaTGTCCCACTAATATGTGTGGTATTCACCTATATATTAGAAGTATAAGAGCAAATATGTTAATTTTCTATGTCTACATAACATCACTCTTATGTtagatatgaaaataaaaattctgtAAGAATTTTATAATACTGAATTAGTTTTTGGAAATATGCTAGTCACTTTTCATGTTTTAGTCCAACGTATattgattaaatttgaaaattccaCGATTTTGACACCTTTGAAAATTCTACGATTTTAAAGTTCTCAGTCTACTCCTATgggtattttacatatatatatatatatatatatatatatatatatatatatatataatattagtaGAGCTATATCATTATTGGATCGGACAATTAGTTGTTAGGAAAAACGAAAGTTGATGAGAATCGAATCCACAAAAAAATGCACATGCATGATTGTTTTTTCATCACTGTTGTAAAATGACAActgtaaaataattaaattcccACAACTAATTAGCAATTCTTTTggttgccaaaaaaaaaattgataataaTCACATGGCAATATTCTTCAAAGATCCATCAAGACCAAAATGTGTTCGGTTTAATCttctttgtgtgtgtgtgtgtatatatatatatataatttttttttttcgaattgaAACGATAACGATTTTAATATTATGAAGAAGATGACATACAATCATCCAAGAAGATACCCTGGGTTAAATCTAGAGGTTCCTCGAACCAATGAAAACTAGAAGGAAAATCTAAGGCCAACTTGGCCATTCTATGAGCCGCACCATTGGTGGAACGACTAATATGACAAATTTTGGAGGATCCAAAACCACTTAGACTCTCCCGGACATCATCCAACAATAAATTCAAAGAGGAGGACCCTCACTTCAAACTTCCAACCCCCTGAACAACCTGCAAGGCATCACTCTCTAGAATAATGCATTGTAAATTCCGTTGCATAGCCTAGTAGAGACCCTCTCTCGCCGCTATCAATTCAAACCATAAAGAGATTATTGACATGCATTAGAGCATCTCCAGTGGAAACTCTAAATAAGGACAACCATTGTAATAAGGAgacagattgtctgccctcctattTGAGTGCTCttcccatcccctcctattttgtgcggtcacggttaagtcacatcaatattttatattgattttttttatagagataataagacaaaaaacaataggaatataaaatgttgacatagtttaaccgtgaccgcacaaataagAAGGGATGAGAATGACATTCAAATAGGAGGGTAGACAATCTGCCTTCTTATAATAAATAAGTACAAAAAACGACAAAATGAATATCTAATATCTAATCGGATCCAGAATATATGTACCCATATAAAAAGATTGCATAAGGACAACAATGAGTGGAAAATATGGTCCACCACCTTTTTAACGGAAGATGGGGTGAtggtattttattatttatattttactttttaacgGATTCTAGGATGatgggagattttttttttttttttttttatcaaaagatTCTAAGAATATGATAATGATATGgcctttaattatatattttttatccaTTTCAACAAATTGGAGGAAGATGGTTATAaccttttaatatttttgtcgTGGAGATAACCTTCAATAATATAGTCATTTTAGTTAcgcttgtgaaaaaaaaaattagtatctaaatttgcatttttttgcTGAAAtgtttacaaaaatattttaagtcAACGTAATgtgaagttaatttaaaaaagttaacataaacaaaaaattccaCTTAATCAAATTCTCACATAAAATTAGAATACGAGACGAACAAACTAACAAACGGATTATCAAACAAACATCAAATGAATATAAGTTTATTAACCGAAAATAAAGAATGACGGCTAAATCACATAAGACTACATTGTGATTGACTTACTATTCTATAAAGCTACAAAGTATCATATACACCAATATTTTCCAacaatatacacatatacataaaTCCTATTGAGATACCATTTTCAGAATATTGCTCGTGTTTTGTAAAATGTTGCTCATCATCTTCCATTCGTTTTGTTGATCTCAGAGAAGATTGTCACAGATATATATTGTTTGGATTCATTGGTAGCACAACTTTGCTAGATGCTACTGGTTTCTAGATCAAGACTTTACTAATAAAATAAGGCTCACTTGCAGCTACTCAAAAAAAGATTCATTACGTTGATCTCAGAGAAGAttgtcacatatatatatattgttggatTCATTGGTAGCACAACTTTGCTCGGTACCACTGGTTTTGTCACCGTTGTCGTTGATAAAGGCAACATCATTGTCACCTTTACTTCCAATGCTTTTTTGATGAAGCTGCAGTGCAAACTCAAGCTCCCTACAACATCATTCATCGACGGTCGTTCGATTCCTTTATCATGTAAGCAACTTATAGCAATCTCAACGAACTTGTTCAAGCACTCGACGTCAATCTTACCCTTCACATTTGGGTCAATGATTTGGTCAAGTGTCCCGTCTTCATGACAACTCTTGGCCCACTCAGCGAGGTTGGTTTGCCTAGTCTCAACCGTCTGCAGCAGAGCTGGCCTCACATACAATATCTCCCACAAAACCATTCCAAATGAGTACACATCAGACTTCTTAGTTAGCTTTTAACATAGGAAGTATTCCGGGTCTAGATACCCGAAACCACCCTTCACCATCGTGCTGATGTGTGTTTTGGACGTGTTGGTCATAACCATTTTTGACAACCCAAAATCCAAAGCCTTGGCCACCATTTTCTCATCCAATAACATGTTTGAGCTCTTAACATCACGGTGAATAATGGAGCCCTTGGCACCACTGTGAATAATGGAGCTCTTAACAACCATATTGCTCTCCATTTCTCTCTGTCAATGATCAGTCTGTTTTATGATGCATGACTTTATCTCCTAATTTACCAAAGCGTATTGTTTATACGTCAATATATGGCAAGGATGCATGAATTGGAACGAGGCTTTCATCAAAAGTCAAGAGTGGAAAAGAGTGATGAAAGACTTGATAGGAGTCTTGAACACGGTAGCCTTGACCTGCATCTAGGACCGTTTGCTTATATGTTGGGCGATTGGTTATCTTAAACTTtgttgaagaaatttttcaatgtgctcaGAATACCGGGTGGTAcatcatatgtcattatacaagtagAGGAACATGTATAAAATCACACGTGATATACTATCTCGTATTCCGGGCACACTGAATAATTTCTCAACTTTGTGTGCTTGCAATTTACATTCCCATGCCAATGGACGGGAGCCAGAGTGGAAAGTTTTGAACCTTCTAAAGTTAATTTTGAATCTCATTTTTAATAACGTTATTTAACGCAAAAATCCGACACACTTGATgatatatttttaatgtagaTGTCCCACTAATATGTGTGGTATTCACCTATATATTAGAAGTATAAGAGCAAATATGTTAATTTTCTATGTCTACATAACATCACTCTTATGTtagatatgaaaataaaaattttgtaagAATTTTATAATACTGAATTAGTTTTTGGAAATATGCTAGTCACTTTTCATGTTTTAGTCCAACGTATattgattaaatttgaaaattccaCGATTTTGACACCTTTGAAAATTCTACGATTTTAAAGCTCTCAGTCGACTCTTATGGGTATTTtacagagatatatatatatatatatatataatattagtaGAGCTAAATCGTTATTGGGTTGGACAATTAGTTGTTAGAGAAAACGAAAGCTGGTGAGAATTGaatccacaaaaaaaaacagGATTGTTTTTCATTAAGGGTGGGCATGGGCCGGGCTAGGCCCAAATTTGGAGGAACCGGACCGGATCCGTTTTAAAATGTAACGGGGCAAAGTGGGGTGGATAATGAAATTTCTAAACCTAGAACCGATCCTAACCCGGCTTGTTTTAAACGGGCTAGTTCGAACCAGGTTCGCGGATctaattgtaattttattttttttaatttgtgtatAGAGGATGAAATAATGGAGAAGTATGTGGAAAAATTAATCTTCTAGTCTAAACATGAATCTTTTATCCAAGCATCCAACACTAAAAAACAACAAACGTGAAATGAATCAGATGGAAAAATTAACACACACGGCTAAAGATTAATTCTTTAAATAAAAGTGTAAAACTAATAGAGAAGTAGCCTATTCTTATTTTCCATGTTGCAGTAATTGTGTTTTACTGGTGTAGCAGAGCAATGAAAACGCCAAACACAGATTTCCAGTGATAAAGGTCTTTGTCCTGTCTATTTGATCTAAAACCTATACATAGTCTGCATACTTCTCTTTACATCTCCACCCATATTCTTCTCCATAACTCTATCATATCTTCTCCAATAGCACAAAatctaaatattcaaaattcatACACTAGCAGCAAACCAAATTCGAAACTCATACACAAGCAGCAAATCAAGAACCCAAAGTCCCAAAAtgtagaaaaccctaatttatttttcaatccTAATCCCAAAAATTGAATACCTTTTGAGAGATAGACCGTTAGGTGGATGTTGGAGTTGAGAggagttggtggtggtggtggtcagAGTCAACTTCAGAAGGGAGGGAGCTCAGATATCGAGATTCGAGAGGGATGAGAGTTAGtcaatttgagagagagagagagaaagagattgaGAAAGAGGAGAGTCACCGAGTCTCAAAATCGACGAT is a genomic window containing:
- the LOC137715883 gene encoding SAGA-associated factor 11-like isoform X3, giving the protein MSLPNEENDMSSSPDAQLSSHVFGDLLDSIIVDVASECHRIAKLGLDRNFEEEEEELRLSAQARVRVADPSNSGEANGKYVVDIFGQNHPSVASEVFECMNCGRSIVAGRFAPHLEKCMGKGRKARLKVTRSSTAAQTRNSRGNPASTYSAYSNSNSTNRLSNGASAVAGEEYSNGALEEP
- the LOC137715882 gene encoding receptor-like protein kinase FERONIA, yielding MKLTVTISSASPELPRQRTVSLVVGVVFSILFFAFLLEIFQPRRKIKSFDSNHGKTKSTKTLGSPLPLYLCRNFPLAEIKVATQNFNDNFVIGVGGFGNVYKGWIDSDLTPVAIKRLRPESSQGAHEFKTEIKLLSQLRHRHLVSLIGYCSDNGEMILVYDYMARGTLGDHLYRTGNLKPLPWEQRLRICIGATRGLHYLHSGAKGSIIHRDVKSTNILLDEKMVAKVSDFGLSKMGTTNTSKTHISTVVKGSFGYLDPDYFQHQQLTEKSDVYSFGVVLWEVLCARPALLHTVETRQISLAEWAKSCHGDGTLDQIIDPNVKGQIEVECLNKFVEIAISCLHDKGVERPSMNDVVRGLEFALQLHQKSIGSKGENGVALINDSGNKTSSTEQSCATNETEQYISVTIFSEINEMNG